In the Synechococcales cyanobacterium T60_A2020_003 genome, one interval contains:
- a CDS encoding IS5/IS1182 family transposase, with product YHRRSIAETTMFRFKTIFGGNLSARQFDNQAVELFIKCVALNRMIQIAKPDSYKVEA from the coding sequence GCTATCATCGTCGTTCGATTGCTGAAACTACCATGTTCCGCTTTAAGACTATTTTTGGGGGCAATCTCAGTGCGCGTCAATTTGACAATCAAGCCGTGGAATTGTTCATCAAATGTGTTGCGCTCAACCGCATGATTCAGATCGCTAAACCCGATAGCTACAAAGTCGAAGCTTAA